The DNA region GCGGAGTGTTCGCTTTGATTTCACCGTTTACGGCTTCTAACTCTTAGCCTATTTCTTTGGTGCTTTTTCTCTTTCGTGGTTTTTACTAAGCCAGAATTGTCTTTCTTTGGTGTTGCCGTCGAAGTGCGAGGAATGAATCCTTTTCTAATTTGAAGTCAGTATAAGTAGGGGAGTTCATTACGTTTTTCTTCTAGCCAACTTTCGTCTCTCAATGGCGGCAAAGTTTTGTAGGTGCCCGTCTCACTTCAGTGTTCAAAGCCTTTCATATCATGCCACTTTTCAATATCTTGGAGCGCATAAATAGAAGTGGCGCATGTACTAACAAATTGCTTAAGAGTGATTCGTAACGCGTGGCATTTTTACTTTGCGGTGGCTTATGGTGATTAAGGCGCTGTGCGGTAGCTTTTGTATTGCGTTACTCACACCTTAGCAAGGCGTTATGTTTCATCATGAATTCAGTGGCTTAAATGTCCTTTTAACTGTTCTTTGTCTCTCGGGCAGTTTGTTCCGAGTAGACTCAGCAAGTCGGCATTGTCGCTCTAAATTCTTGAATTTCTCAGCCCGTAAAACATGCCAAAGTTCGTGGGTTGCTTCAATGTCAGGTCGAGTCGGCTAGATTCAAATTTCTCTGGCTTAAAGGCGCTTTGAGGTTCTTTGCCAAGTCATATCCTGCCTTGGCAGTCGTCTCGGCAATTCGCCATTGTTCTACGCCTTAGTTGGAAAGAGATGGCGCTTGTTGAGGTTTTGTCGGGTTGCCTCATTGGGCAGGGAAGTGTGCATACTTGTTTTGGGTTGGTCGCACTTGGTGGTCAAGTTGGTTTCTGCCTGGTGATTGGGCTCAGAAATTGCAGCGGAAAATGTAATTCTTTGTCATGTAAATCAATCGTTTGCAGTAAAACATAACAAGGCATTTAAGACGGATTCCCAACGCTTGGCATTTTTGGTTTGCTTTGAATTTAGTGTTTACGGCACAATGAGTTAAGTTGGGTGGCAGGCGTTGCTCACCACTTAATGCGGCGTTAAGTGCTTATCGTGAATAAATCAAAATTGTAGTAAATAGGAATATTATGACACCTCAAGAAAGCAGTGAAAAAGAGATATCGAGAGCATTTAAAAAGTTCTATAGATTTTGTGCCTCATCTGATGCCGATGATCTAAAGGACTTACTTGCTGTTTTGTGCAGTTCATTCGAAAAAATAGAAACGTTAACAGGTGTCAAATTCAAAGATAATCGTCGCTTTATTGCCATGAAAGCGCTCCGGAACTTTTCCACACATGAATCTGAACTTTTAAATAGCAGTAATGCATTATCAATACAAGGTACTACGAGAACATTTTCTGATGTTCAACTTTTATGTTTAATACCTCAAGATACTTTAACTTATGTTTTGAACAATCTTCGTTCTCAATTTACAAAGGATTGTATCAACGAAAGCGTGATTGCTTATAAAGAGTTTGTTGATATCTACCCTTCGATATTTAATTTAGTTGTAGATTTGTACTTTCTTACTGTTAAACATTCTCTTAATATCGATGGCGATGGATTTTTATCAATCTCAAACTCGATTAAATTTGAGAAAGAGAATGGCTACTCACACTATATTCGAGGCAGAATTATCATGCTTGATGGTAGTGATATTAATATTTTCCTCAAAGAATCAATGATTGATATTAGTCAGAGAGTAGAAGAACAAAATGCTTTACCAGTCTGTGAGGATGGTTTGTTTAATGGTGTTGCAGCTTACGAGAACTCACCTAGTGAGCAGGTTAAGTTAATGCGCACAGATGACAAACGGTACATTCTAGACTCACTACTCGACACCGATGCTATATCAATAGAAAAAGATGCTTCAGGTAAAAATGTCGGTTATATGAATAGGGAGCTTCATCCTATCGAAGTAGCAATTGCACAAGAGTACTTGGAATCAATTTAGTACGCACTTAACAAAGCATTTAAGAGTGATTCGCAACGCTTGGCATTTTCGCTTCGCTCAAGTATAGCCAAACGTCACTCACACCTTAATGCGGCGTTATGTTTACAATTGAGTTTTTACTAAATGATTGAATTAAAATATAAAATCACTATTGCTGGTATTGTGGTGACATCAATTGCAGTACCTTTAGTCAAGTTTATCTATTCAAAATATATTGAAAATAGGCGCTCAGTTTTCTTTGATGAATTTGACAAAGCATTTGTGAATTTGAATGATCAACTGGCAATAGCGAATATCCTGAATTCCAAAGGGAAGCTTTCGAGCAAAAGGTTATGTTATGCTCACGAAGTCATGTTTCGCCAAGCACAATTTCGTTCTGGCTCATATCGTGAGTCGGATGTTGAAATTGTAATGCCTCAGAAGAATGTTGAAAGAGAGTTTATCGGAACAACCCTAGACTTGAGGCAGATAAGTAAGTTTACAAAAGGTTCAAAGCCACTATACAAGAAAGAGATATCAGTAGCCTTAGATAAAACATGTCGTATGTGGAATCGTTGGGTGAAGAAGAAATCACGCTTAAATGAGAAATCAAAAATAGATTTAGTTTCTAGGTTTCACACATATTTCATGATTATTCATCCATTTGAGGATGGAAATGGTCGGT from Vibrio hyugaensis includes:
- a CDS encoding Fic family protein, translated to MIELKYKITIAGIVVTSIAVPLVKFIYSKYIENRRSVFFDEFDKAFVNLNDQLAIANILNSKGKLSSKRLCYAHEVMFRQAQFRSGSYRESDVEIVMPQKNVEREFIGTTLDLRQISKFTKGSKPLYKKEISVALDKTCRMWNRWVKKKSRLNEKSKIDLVSRFHTYFMIIHPFEDGNGRLGRRLLNEQLTFLFDTHTEFSPDKGEYYSAVNKASEGDESALRKLISSAVSTKEEE